The Rhododendron vialii isolate Sample 1 chromosome 3a, ASM3025357v1 nucleotide sequence TTTGtagaaaaacccaaaatattCGTGGGTAACAAGATAAATGCCGGGATTTACTTGCTGGACCCATCTGTTCTTGATCATATTCAACTGAGGCCCACCTCAATCGAAAAGGAGGTATTCCCAAAAATTGCAGCAGAGAAAAAGCTTTACGCCATGGTTCTACCAGGCTTTTGGATGGACATTGGGCAACCAAGAGACTACATTACCGGCCTCAGACTTTACCTAGACTCCTTGAGAAAGAAATCTTCATCTAAATTGGCTGTTGGAGCCCACATTGTTGGAAACGTTCTGGTGGATGAGACCTCGAAAATCGGAGAAGGGTGTTTGATTGGGCCTGATGTTGCGATTGGACCAGGCTGTGTAGTCGAGTCAGGAGTTAGACTCTCCCGCTGCACGATCATGCGTGGGGTACGTGTCAAGAAACATGCATGCATTTCCAGTAGTATCATCGGTTGGCACTCTACTGTAGGGCAGTGGGCCCGGGTGGAGAACATGACCATACTCGGTGAGGATGTTCATGTCTGCGATGAGATTTATAGCAATGGGGGTGTTGTTTTGCCACACAAAGAAATTAAATCCAGCATTTTGAAGCCAGAGATAGTCATGTAAAGGTATGCTGTGAGGAATAGTAACTTCTTTTGTGTTGAATTTGGATGTGTTGATCCATTTTCAAATGTAGAAGATTGCCCAGTTGTTAGATGGTGGAAAAGCTAGTAGCTACATTTCTGAAGGGCCAATGTTTGTTATGAGAGTGTTTGGTTATGATCAGTGGCTTGAGCTGTAATCTTTAGTGTGTGTACTATGTAGAAATAATTGatggcttgtttttttttttctttatcttttgttAAGTTATAGAGGTTGGATTTTGTAACATGCATTTCCAGAATAGCATTTTgttgggaatgacttcggtgtctccggtcattttgaggttttggcataacaaaatcattataagtataaccaaaatccattacaagcataacaaaaccattacaAGGCGCCTtggttaagtttggttatgccttgattggttatttggatattccttggttatgcatTGTTTggattctgttatgcttgtaatgagttttaattatgctcataatggtgaaattatgccaaaaattacggtgtccccaaaatgaccggggataCCATAGTATCATCCATTGTCCAAAATTTGTACAATGTAGAGTTTGTTTTCTTCCCGGGTAATTTCAAAGCCCTTAGAACAAGTCCAACTAAATCTTCGAAATTTTTTAATCTGCCAaatttaaatgtttttttttatcggcaatttttttttgggtacttaaAGAATCATCCTCAGAACCCACTCTTTGTAGGTTTTCATCCTGCTCAATTTTAACACTTATATTTTCATCCTCACTCCTTTTTAATACCGGAAGtgccctatatatatatatatatatacagaaatcttcaggtaaggaccttaaaatgaggaccttatatgcggactttccatttctcgccttttccgattgaattttgatgattcgagccgctcaatgtgttcagaacgtgattttaagggtacccgcgagaaatcggcaaaaaaaatgaccgggaagggcttgatttgagcagttgttatttgaaccgttagataaaaaataaacaaaaactgctcggatgaagccctttttggtctttttttttgctgatttcttgcgggtacccttaaaatcacgttctgaacacattgagcggctcggatcattgaaacccgatcggaaaagggaggtccgcattttattaaaataaggtagtccttataagaaggggacacacacactctctctctctctctctctctctatatcacAAAAATTTGGGATTGAAAAATAACACCTCCCATCCCACGAAAGAATAGGCGACCATTCAATTCCtaaaattttgccaaaattttAGGATTTCCTTATCTGGTGCAACTATTCCCATGGGGACAAACCCCTTTCCAATATCACCAAATTCAAAACAGATTTATCTACACAAACCATCTCCCACCCCTTCGATGGCCATCCTCGTCGCAAGTTCGTCCCCCATCCCCGTCGCGCATCCCACCGACGTCCTCCACATACAGTCCTCGTCACTCGCACTCCTGTCATTGTATGCCGCATCCACGTCGGCAGAGTAGCAGTGttggcagcagcagcagcggGAGGAAGACGGAGACACTGACTGGAAAGCCGCCATCAATTCCGTCGTCTTCGCCACCTCTACTGGTCTCACGTCTACCGACGACCGGCAATCTTTGTTGTTGTACGTGTTAGTCTCATTTAACATGAAACTGGAACTCAAGAATGGGTCTTTGTTTAATAGTAGAGTTCTTCATGACCCAATTCGTAAAACAGAAATTGTAGTAGCAGATTTCGGCGAGAGTGCAATTGGAAGAGTAGTCCCAATTGACTCTGGATTCTGGTGGATTATTCTGCCTTTTCAGCCCCACCTCCATGAATCTGATCGGGTGGCGAAACCCATTTGGACGAGGCTTGTTTTCGGCAGATCTAACTAGTGCAACAGAAATTGgttctttttggttgttttgccGAATCTACAAATTCATGATTTCATGTTCTAAATTGGTTCTTTTATATTGTTTTGCCGATTCCATGAATTCATGTTCAAACTATGCCATGTTTTTGATCAATCATGGTTCGAAATATTTCATATGTCTGAATTATGTAATGGATAAGTAATACAGCAGAAATTGGATCTTTTTGGTTATTTTGCCGATTTCATGAATTCATGATCTGATGTTCTAAAATATGTCATGTTCTAAATTGgttctttttggttgttttgccGATTTTATGTTTGAAATATGTCTTGTTTCTGATCAATCATGGTTTGAaatgttttatgttttatgttaTAAATAgtttatgtttttattgttttgaattaTGTAATGGTTACGTAACATTCCATGTTTTTGAAGTTGATAAGTTTGTAATATGTCACTTTTCTGATTAGTTTGAAATATTCCATGTTTCTGAAATATGTCGTGTTGCGTAATATTCCATGTTTCTCTAGATATTTTCTAtgaattaaatgtaaaaaataattcatgaaaaacatggtcGATTCCACCGGTGAAAAATAAATCGGTGGGATTTGATTATTacgaattttttaaattttgaaattatcttttgtgATTATCTCCCATAATTATTGTAAttcaatcccactaaattagtaAATAATTGAATCTACTAAATTAGGAAATATATGGTTGAATATtcccactaatttaggaagGTAATACATACACTTATAGATATCTTGTTAAAAAGGGGTAAGATAGGTAATTCACAATATGaaatgatgaaaacataactgttcaaaatgacCGAGATTAATACTTACGTGAGATGAAATCTGaggataaatatttaaaaactctttttttttattaataatttgACAAAAGGTACATCAAGAAAACGAAAaccaaaagaagagaaaaaacacaCATGCATTATGATGTTGCTTCATAAGACAGCGTGTTAAATGTTCTCTTTTGAATATTGATGAGTTATGTACATTGGACAactatttttggaaaatttcaaGCCGGCCCCGCTTTTAGTGTTTTGTCCCTTACAGACCGTTTATTGAAATGTCCTTCCGCATAGGCCCTGATGCACAAAAGAACATATTGAGGATGTACTTGATGTTGacgtatttttttactttttgcattATAAACTTTAAAATACAATATCTCTTACTATATATATCCGTTTTtcgtaaaatttatttttttagaatctacttgacgagatctatcaaataagactCATATTGAATGTGAAATTAtgtgcagaaaaaaaaaattttgggtgtgaattattgtatctttttttgtgtgaattatCTATTATAGGGGGTGTGAGTTTTTGTATATGGGTGCGAATTATGTATAACAGGGGGTACAAATTGTTGTATACGGGTGtaaattgtactccctccgtcccaaattttttgtccggtccgcaaaacggagtgttaaaaataatgcaattttttcaagaaaaaattcaaacttttttcacaaattaaaaatactcattgatatctagtaagttgttgaaaaacttttgattttttcttgcaaaaattgtattatttttaacattccgttttgcggactggacaaagaatttgggatggatggagtataAAATAGGGGGTGTGATTAGGTATACAAAACAAGGGGGTGTGATTAGGTACAACAAAAGTTTTAAGGGGGTGTGAATTGTCTGTTCTTTGTGGGTGTGAATTATATGATATAAGGGGTATGAATTGTATGATAGTGGGGGTATAAATTTTACATTTGAGGagtgtgaatttttttcattttgtacaCAATTTTAGGGGATGTGAATTGTCTATTATATGGGATGTGAATTTTTTGTTATAGGGGGTATGAATTGCCTATTataaggggtgtgaattctgcatttagggtgtgaattgtgtgtCATTAAGGGTGTGAATTGCGTAAAAATGAGTTTAAGGGGTATGAATTATCTGTTATATGGGTGTGAGTTGTTTAAGGGTGAATTGTGTACAACATTAATTTAAGGGAGTGTGAAATGTCAGTTATATGAGGTGTGAATTGTGCATTTTGGAGTGTGAACTGTGTAGGGGGAGTATAAATTCTGCATTTAATGCGTTTGAATACTTTCACTTTGAAGAGTGTGAAGTGTGTATAataaggggtgtgaattgtctGCTACagagggtgtgaattgtgtataatAGGAGGTCGTGAATTGTGTATAAGAGGGGGTCGTGAATTGCCTATTATATGGAGGGTGTGAATTATATATTTGGGAGAGTGAATTGTGACATTtgatgtgtgaattctgcatttgaaATATGTGAATTCTTTCTTTTGAGAGGGTGTGAATTGTTTAAAAGGGGTGTGTATTCTTATTAAGTGgtataaaataacttttttgtgTGTACACAATTTCATATTCAaaatgaatcttatttgaaagatctcatcgaataggttttgaaaaaaaaaaatttttttaaattgaataCGCACAACAAAAGTTAgaattgtttaaaattttaaggaaatgataatgccaaaaccgtttttgttggcgccaaaactctagtgcacaaaaggtttgtaccatttgcaatgtacaagacttttatgcactggaattttggcaccaacaacaacagttttggcattatcccAAATTTTAACTATATATGAGCTATATATgtttatgtatgtatatgtatggaCAAGTACGTGTACGCGTAAACATGTGACAATtgtaaagagagaaagaaaaagttataattaaaaatattatttggtGGTTTTCAAACAATGCTTCACCACTTATCAAATGCCAAATGTCAATTTGTTTACTAAATCACTAACAAAAGGTAATAAGTCCCACAATGTTAACCAATGATGCATGAGTTGGGACATTTGAATGTAATGTTCCATccgcattggataattttttctaATCATAAACTAAAAGCGCGTGGGTGTAAAGAAAAAGGACTTTGACGGAAACTATATGACACGCGCAGGGCCTAAACATCCACTGAATGCTCAAACGGGCCGGCTAGTCAGAAACTTTTATTGAATAGCGTAGCACTTCTGCCTTTTCTTTGGAGAGCCTTTTACTCATGACTTCTAATTCCACtatgtttttcggtttcttttcttcttcttgtgttattttttttatttttgataatttcagGTGTCCGGACTAGTTTACCGGAGCCTCAATTCCACCGTCCACTTGCAGGAAGCCCAATTAAAATGGAACAACTTAGAGGAGAGGTTTCCACAATTTTTTTCCGGTTTCGCTTCATTGGAATTGCTATTGCTTCAGTCCAACCCCACCTTGTTGTCATCACATTTCCTTGGGACAGGCCATGccattttttccctcttttcttgGGGGGCCAACATTACAAAACTCTCACTAACTAGATATTCCAATAAAAGATTCCAATGTTCAATATGCCTCAAGCTTCATTTGTGGCACAAATCAAGGCATGGAATCCTGGGTGAAAACCACCTCCCAACATCAAAGATTTGTTTCATTGTTTATCAGTCACCAAATTTTGACGTGAGGTGGTCGGAAAACCCaccattttaaataaaatgatttgCCCCATTAGCAAATGAAATGTAGCCCCAAGAGTTAGTTCAATCGGTTGGTGAGTTTGTTTCCTACCTAATTGACTAGAGTTCAATTCTTGAGGTCAAgccgcaagaaagtaatttttgtgaatttcctAGACGTGACGTGAATGGCCTGTTTTTGAACGGACCTGTGATGggattagttgagatgcgcaTAAACTGATCCGGACGCTCTAACCATCGAACAAGAAAATAGAGAGAAGATATGTGGCCTACTATCTTGAAAACAAGCAATTTTACCCAAGGAGAGAAGACAAAGAGGAAAGTAGAGTATTACAAGCACATTGAGATTTTTTGGTTCAATTGCCTGTGTAAATGTTGCTAATCAAAGCTTTCAAGATTTATATGTGAGGGTGACTGCCATTATCGCGACTTTATAAAATCACGTGGGACCATTAAATTCCATGATAAACCAACTAAAATAAGCCTTAGAAAGAAGGAGGAAAAAATGATTGGACTGGTATTTCAAATGAAACTAGACCCAGGGAGGAGTACGAAGAGAGCTTCACGGCTAGCCAACCCGCGAAATGGTAGGCCAAGCTTATggtattgaaaatttatttccaGTTGTCCGGGACCAATGGACCATTGGTCCCAAATCTATCAACCACAAAAATATGTGAAGTCTACACCAAGTTGTAGGGCCTGACCCACACATACATGCAACTAAAGAAGTACGTGTTGTTGGACACAAAAGTTTCTCTATAAGGGGATTTCGATTGACACCAACCCCCTTCCCCTTTGGAAGGGCCTTCCAAGCCCCAACCCATTATTTTGATGCAATGTTGGAGGGGAAAATAATGAACCATTTCCAGTAAATGTGTTCAGTAGTTACAATATAGGAGTATATTTACACTGAGCAGCATGCACTGCATTCAGTTACTACGGCAATACAAATTCTTTAAACGGCAgatcacacacgcacacacgcACAAAAACCGAATCCTTTAGACAGAGGCCAGAAGCCAGAACATGACAAAAGAAGATATTGCGAGGAGGAACCAAGAAACGAAAGCCAAAGCTACCGAAATTTTGAACGTACTGCAAGCGAGTTGCTTCTCTACCCAGCAGAAATTTGTATCTCTACTAAGCAGGATAACCACACCAGTCGCTGAGCATGCAGCTGCAAGTGATAGAACAGAGGTCACCTGTCATGCCCAATTAGTTGGTTAAGTTCACATCAAAGAACAACTTTTTTCCTTTGACATCTCTAGAAAAGATTCTTAGTTGGAAAGATTATAGTTGAAACTATCACCTTATGCAGCGGCATAGTAGCTAAATACAAAATGTATACCGATTCCTCGTGGCAAGACCCTAATGCATTGTCCATTTAATGTGCTTAGTTTCTCACAAGCCTAGTTAACAAAGCCATCCAAGCATGAAACTTAGCAAACACAATTGGAATTCATGAAGAATTCCCTTGGTAGAGCGCATTGTTTCATGTCTTACGATGCAACGCAGTCGTCTTGGTAGAGCGGATGGTTTTGTGATCATTGTTTCGTGTCTTACAATGAAATGCAGTCGTCAATATGTTGTGAGATGATGGTTTCAACTTTATACTATGCCAATATTGACATCCTGGAGGAATtttgcaaagagaaaaatatcATAACTAGGTTTTTAATGCAGAATCCATGGTACTAACTTTGGGAGAGATCGCCAAGAGATCATCTCAAAGACTCAAACTTGAGGTTTTAGAAATATTCATACACTTGAGTTGTGTGCTGCTAAATATCAACAAGACGTCAAGCAGAGTGATAGATTTCAAGTTGTCCACCCACAGTAGGTCTCATCACATCATATTACACGCTGTATCTAAAATTATGATCAACTTAAGTTCAGAGGTAAAATTACTTACCCAATCGCCTACAACAAACAAGCTCACTAAGACATGACTATGCAGGTCTCTTTTCAGCCTCAGCGCATGAATATCAAGGCACACAAGTCCAAAACTCCACAAGAATTGAAGACCCATTGAGGCAATTAAGTAGCTGAAATCACAAAAACGAATAATAGCGAGAGAAGTGAGGATAGTCCCAATGATGCAATTAAATAGGAAAAAGTCCATAAATATTGGAAACATGTATCAAACAAGAGAAATAAAGGAATCATCACGACGAATATCAGAAGAGCAACAAATGGCATCCCATCAGCAGGGAAAGGAACACCACTGCTACAATCAACAACATAGGGAAAATTAACATGCACACAAGCATGCAAACATGCAACTCAACTAAAAATTTACTAATTGCTAACCACCAACTTATATAAAAGTTTAAATTGTTATAGAGAAAGAGACTGAACTTATTTATACCCTCAACATGCAATTC carries:
- the LOC131320459 gene encoding CASP-like protein 5B2; protein product: MKDLFGSPGKVSGLLLRIGQCLFASASIGVMASASGFSTTTAFCYLIASMGLQFLWSFGLVCLDIHALRLKRDLHSHVLVSLFVVGDWVTSVLSLAAACSATGVVILLSRDTNFCWVEKQLACSTFKISVALAFVSWFLLAISSFVMFWLLASV
- the LOC131320456 gene encoding mannose-1-phosphate guanylyltransferase 1-like isoform X2; this encodes MKALILVGGFGTRLRPLTLSVPKPLVDFANKPMILHQIEALKAVGVTEVVLAINYQPEVMLNFLKEFETKLGIKITCSQETEPLGTAGPLALARDKLIDDSGEPFFVLNSDVISEYPFKEIIKFHKSHGGEASIMVTKVDEPSKYGVVVMEESTGQVEKFVEKPKIFVGNKINAGIYLLDPSVLDHIQLRPTSIEKEVFPKIAAEKKLYAMVLPGFWMDIGQPRDYITGLRLYLDSLRKKSSSKLAVGAHIVGNVLVDETSKIGEGCLIGPDVAIGPGCVVESGVRLSRCTIMRGVRVKKHACISSSIIGWHSTVGQWARVENMTILGEDVHVCDEIYSNGGVVLPHKEIKSSILKPEIVM
- the LOC131320456 gene encoding mannose-1-phosphate guanylyltransferase 1-like isoform X1; the protein is MKALILVGGFGTRLRPLTLSVPKPLVDFANKPMILHQIEALKAVGVTEVVLAINYQPEVMLNFLKEFETKLGIKITCSQETEPLGTAGPLALARDKLIDDSGEPFFVLNSDVISEYPFKEIIKFHKSHGGEASIMVTKVKHFPLSVIPGFLFLGHFVTLWLLIQVDEPSKYGVVVMEESTGQVEKFVEKPKIFVGNKINAGIYLLDPSVLDHIQLRPTSIEKEVFPKIAAEKKLYAMVLPGFWMDIGQPRDYITGLRLYLDSLRKKSSSKLAVGAHIVGNVLVDETSKIGEGCLIGPDVAIGPGCVVESGVRLSRCTIMRGVRVKKHACISSSIIGWHSTVGQWARVENMTILGEDVHVCDEIYSNGGVVLPHKEIKSSILKPEIVM